The proteins below come from a single Ailuropoda melanoleuca isolate Jingjing chromosome 1, ASM200744v2, whole genome shotgun sequence genomic window:
- the SYPL1 gene encoding synaptophysin-like protein 1, with amino-acid sequence MIDFVVTLVAAFLWLVSTSAWAKALTDIKIATGHGIVKELQPCNHQEVMCYFGSVTSMGSLNVSVIFGFLNMILWGGNAWFVYKETSLHSPSNTSASHSQGGIPPPSGI; translated from the exons ATGATT gaCTTTGTTGTTACTCTTGTTGCCGCTTTTCTGTGGTTGGTGAGCACTTCAGCCTGGGCCAAAGCtcttacagatattaaaataGCTACCGGTCACGGTATTGTCAAGGAACTTCAGCCTTGTAATCATCAAGAAGTGATGTGTTATTTTGGCTCTGTGACTAGTATGGGATCCCTAAATGTATCTGTG atCTTTGGCTTTCTGAATATGATACTTTGGGGAGGAAATGCATGGTTTGTGTACAAGGAGACCAGTTTACACAGTCCATCAAATACTTCTGCTTCCCACAGCCAAGGAGGTATTCCACCTCCTTCTGGAATATAA